In Rhodamnia argentea isolate NSW1041297 chromosome 1, ASM2092103v1, whole genome shotgun sequence, the genomic window ttgctttgttttgaaGTTCAAAGGAGCAGTAGATATCTTCGCAACTTCTCAAGAAATGACCTTTACCAAATGCAATGAGAACCAGTGGGTCAGTTTCCATCTCCACATCCCTGCAGAGGAACCCCATCCTTCTCCATGCATCTAAAATCGGAAATCCATCAAAACCAATTCGGTTTGCATCTAATAACACCCCAACAGTCACAATATCGGGTTTCAATCTTTCGGCTGGCAGCCCCAATAGTAAAGTTCTCAAGTGCTTAAAATCTTTCATCTTCAAAAGGGTAAGAAAAACAGTGTTCACAAGTGTCACGGTCCAAGGAACTCCggcttcttccatctctctgACAACCAAGTCCATGCCTGTGTTACTCAAAAGACGAGCATTAGAAAGGAGCCGTAAGAACCAAGAAAGATCACTACCACTACTTGAAGAACAATGGCATCCCAAATCATCCAGCCTAGAAAACATGTAGTTTTCTATATATATTCCAGCCAATTTTCTGATAAGATCCTCCTTTAGGGGAATTTTCGCATTCAAAACCCTTATGTAAGCCTTCTCCATCTTAGCTAAAATACCAAAGTTGGCGTATGCATCAAGCATCGATACCAGAGATAATGGCTGCAAATACATTCTCTTAGAAAACATTGTTCGCTGCAGTCTCTCCATCTGTTGAAGTAACCCAGCACGAGAAAACTCTCGAATAAGCAAATTATAAGTTACATGGTCAGGCAAACATCCGTTTAATTCCATTTGCTTTACACACGTACCCAACTCATCATACATTTTATATTTTCCATATGCTCGGATTAGCCCGTTATAGGTCTCGTTATTAGGGCCCAAGTCATTTTCTCTCATCTCATCAAGAAACAGTAACGCATCATCAAAGCTCCCTCTGTTGGCATATCCATGGACCATTGAATTGTACATTTCTACAGAAGCTTTCAGATAGTTATTTTTCATCTGTTGAAATGCTGAAACTGCTTCATTCATAAGACCCTCTTCACATAACAACAGTATGATCCTCTCATAGTTGAACTCAGTAAGGCGTGATGGTTTTCTGTCCTTCCACATATCAAATACCTGTTAACACCACCATGATTGTTATTTATCCAAAGGTCATAAAAAATTAGTTCCTCAAAGAGTACAGAGAAAGGGAAGATGACCAGATTCTCGAATCAGTTCTTATCACTGAACACCCTGTACAAATCATTGAAGCACGATTCACATGGCATCTTTTCACGACCGTACAAATTCAATTGGTATTGTGGGAAGTGTAAACAATTTACAATCATAGCAAAAGGCTTCACCTTTTACATAGTTTCTATTTTGTCAGCCCCAACAAAAACTAAAACTGAAAGAAAAATCTTGATTCTGTGTTATCAACGTTCGGCCCAAACATCGTACAACTGGCATATACTGGACTGCCatcatttttttcttggatAAGTAAGTTATTCATTGGCTTACCAACTAAAGAGAAGTgatcaaccccaaaaaaaaataaaaactgaagGGAAGTGAAGGGCTAGATCCACCACAAGCCCAAGTATTACAACTGCCATGTTCAAAGCCTAAGAAAACATTCAAGCAGTAATTACAGCCTCTTGTCCCAGTAGAAGTTGGAGTCGGATTATGGAGGCAACAATTCACTATTAATAGCCGTGTAATTCAACTTTCACATCAAATCCTTATTGCCCATTTGCTCATTCTTTTCTATCAGCAACCAAAACAGACGACCCCATAGGAAGATTATACCAGAGCACCAAACTCTATACTAAACAGAAAAGCTTCGCAACTAAAAGGTCgaaacttgtcaagaaaaagAGTAGCACAATACCTTGAGAATTTCAAGGGACCTCGAAGCGTGTCGCAGGGACTTGACCACGGCCCAGAACTGGTCCCGAGTCCAATCTCCATCGTCTTCGAGCATCCGCAGAGGGCAAGAGCCCTTCTCGCTGAGCCTCTGGAGCAACGAATTGAGCCTCCGGTGCTCGTGAAAGGCCTCCACGAGGACCGCCCTGTGTTGCGCGGAGCTGCAACGCGGGGTTTCGATTTCATGGCGTGATTGCAAATGGGTGTTTGGGGATCTCGACTTCTTGCTGCTGCCGTCCTTGCTGCCGTGGGCGACGAAGCTCGCGGTTCGTCTTCTGTGGGGTTTCCAAGCTGCGAGCGCAAGTGAGAGGGCCGTGCCGATGCCGCCATGGCTTTGGAACTTGATGGCGCCCTCCATGTTTGGCTTTTGGCCGTCCGTTCTCTGAAGAACTTTTTTCCTACTCTTCAGACTGTTATCATGAGTTTCCAAAACAGTTTAGTCCTGTGCTTTTGAAACGATCAATTTTCGTTCTGGTACTTTGTACTCGTGATGAAACCGATCCCAATTATCTTTCGACGGAAATGAAATCACTTTCATCACATTCGCATTCACATTCTTGATGATTCCTACGTAGTAATGTACAATTTCAGGAAGATGTTATTACAAGACGCCACTGTTCTCATGGGTCAAAGGGTAAGAAACGGCATCGTTTTAATCCACCGTGAACTCGGTTAAGTTTACAGCCATGTATTGATATATAAAGTCACCTCATCATTTTCGTCCGTCAATTTGAATAGAATTAGCGCGGGAACATAATTGCGTCAATGGTGCCCAACAAAGTAATGTACAATTCGAGGACGATGAAATTACAAGACGACGCTGTGCTTATGggttaaaagggaaaaatggcgTCATTTTAATCCACATTGGATGATTTCGGTTAAGTTTACAATCATGTCTCGATGTATAAAGTCACGTCATCATTTTCGTCCATCAATTTGGATGGAAGTCATGAAGGAGCTTAATTGCATCAATGATAGCCAATGGATTAATGTACAATTCCGGAAAAATGTAATTACAAGACGACACTATATTGATgggttaaaagaaaaaagacattgTTTTAACTTACCGTTGGCGACTCGGTTACGTTTACAGCAATGTATCAATATATTATGTCACGTCATCAACCGAAGAACTTAATTGCATCCAAGTTACAAGTTTGAGGATTATGTTGTGCtatctgaaatttttaaaacacaattgcattttcacgataaattttaaacttttggtacatgaaTCCCTAATTTAAAGAATCCGTGTGTGTGGTAAAAGATCTTTTCGAGGCAAAAGAAACAATCACCATAATGATcttgcaaatttcttttttgactttGATAATGTTCTTTCCGGTGACAACACGAATGGTCACTAGAACTAGAATTTGAGGTGATAAATTTCCTAATTAAACTTTCTCATTACGTGGTAAAATAGAGATAGTGTTTTCAAGACATTAAATTGTTATATTCATCTTTAACCCTTCttcataagtaaaaaaaaaaattctcactgTTTAGAAAGCAAATGGAAATTATCATAGAAGCATAGAATATTTTTCCTCCTTCATTGAGTGGACCTTGAAAGGTAAAAATGTTATTTGCCATTGAAATATCTACTTCCAATTCTCTATTTTGTTGCGGTGCCATTTCTCAAAGCATGCAGCCTCACAAATAGGAGCAGAACACATTTTTACATGACTACTTACAATTGCATGTACAAACCTTCTTGCATCAAATTGtttatccagaaaaaaaaaaatcgtacttTAAAAGCGCAAAACATTAGAAAGATCAATTCCCACAACAAGAAGCTCAAAAGATTAGCTTTGACTAGCATTGGACTCCATTGTTTGTTGCTGAATGAACCATGAACCACCACTACTTACCAGTAACAAAGCATGCATGCATCCCTCATCTTAATGGAAACCCTAGAACTCATTGGGAGTTTAGGAGCTTGCATCCGCATTCAGATGCGTTCTCTAATACATTCCAAACTTCCAACCGATCGACAAAAGTAAGGTTATTCGGAACTACATATATAGACACACAACACGGATAGATAGAGATGGAGTGAGAGCGATGTTGATTAGTTGGCTTTAATCTTCCCCTTCATTATGTTTAAAACTTCATCAATATCATTGGCTATGGCCACCAAGTCTCTTGCGATCCCCGCCAATCCTTGCTTAGAAAACCCGGCACAGTAAATGTCATTCTCTCCCTTCCAATGATGTGGGCACGGGCGTTTCGGCATCCCATCTTTGTTCAGCATGTCTTCGTAGTCCCGTATGCGTTCAACAAATGTGTTCCTTCGGTTAGAAAGTATGAGAGAGCGAATAGCAtgataatttaaatattatgattCACTACTAGAAAAATTATCATATAATTATTACTCAACGACTTGTACAATATAGCACAAATCATTACAGTCAATTAACCTTAAACTACTCGTATTTGATCAGCAAAGCAAATGCCATATCCATTTCAAAAGGCTGAAAATGTACATAGATATGCTTTCCTTCAATGAAAAGGAGCGTAGCTTGCAAAACTACCTATCTATTCATGAAGTTCAATGCTATAAACTTTGTATTGTGGTGCTCTATTATTTGCTTGGACCAACCTTGAGCTAGTAATTTGCAGTACTCTTGTAGCCTATTGCAAAGATAATCCCATCGAATTGCTTAATAACACGGTTCTCAAATACCACATTATTACCATCAATCCTCACAATTCCAGGAAGAACCTGCAAAAAGATTAGAATGATCAAAGCCACCTTGGTTATAAATTGTCAAAACATAAATGATCCGTAAACACTTTTGCTTTGTAGGATTGACAGAAATAAACATGGACAAAATGTCAATAGTATATGTAGCTTTTACCATAATATCTCCAGATTGAATTTTCTTAACCGTATCAATGTCAATTACTGGAGATTTTCCACAAGCCACTTTTAGGTGAAATGGGCCTTTAGCCGGTCTACGGATCCCATGCCTAGTCAAATCGCCATACCAAAGCTTCCCAAGAAATGTCACCACAGCATCGGTGTCTGTCATCGGGACGTACTTGGATAATAACATTCCGATGTAAACCATTTCCTTGTTGAGCACATGAAACTGCAATAAGTTGCACAATTATATCAGTAGATCATTGTCCatttgcttttctctctctctatcaatAAAAAAGTTGAGGGATTGACCAAATTATTTTGTGATTGAAAttgttcatttgcttttgctatAAATGCTAGATATTCACTTAGATTTTGCAATCCTCTGCCAAATTGAGACTCAAAATCTCATTAAGAAGGTTTAGAAGAAAATATCATAAATGCAAATGGAAATTATATGAATACCTAACATGttaaaaggtaaaaaaagaCTTTGAATTAGGTCAAGTCCATGCCATTCATGCCCATTCCGGGGGGCaagattcaaattttttttttttaaaaggggacTGAAATCaattaatgagaaaaaaaaatgaagcaaaaatgacagaagacagaaaaaaaaaggtaaatagaAAAGACATCGTACTGGGTTCCTAATCACAATTGAAGTATGAGCACCAAAGTTTGATAGATCATAGCTAATTATCTCCATCCCTGAATTTCCACACCCAACTGCTAAACCTTCTTTGTTCTCATAGTCTTTCTCGGATTTATACTCGCTCGAATGGACGATCTTTCCTTCAAAGCCGTCCAACCCAGGCAACTCGGTGATAAAACCCTTGCCGTTTTCACCCGTTGCCACAACCAAGAACTGGGCCATATAGACCTCCTTCTCTTGGGTCAACGTGTTCCTAGCATCAACCCTCCACTTCCTCTCCTTCTCGACGTACCAGCCTGCTTTGACGGAACGACAGTACCGGGGCTTGATACCGAACTTGGAGATGTAAGAGTCGATGTACTCGACGAACGAGTTTCTGGATATGAAGGTAGCGGACGACGATGCATGGGCCATGTAGGGCAGTGAACAGAATTTTTAAGCAAGATGGAGGTTCAAGCGATCATATGATCTCTTTTTCCACGGTGAGGCATAATAGTCTTCTTTCTCTAGAACTATGCTTGGAATCGATAGGTGAGATAAACAATTGGAGACCGCTGGGCCTGAAGGGCCAGCTCCTACTATCAGCGCCACCACCTCGTCCATATTAAGTCTaggtttttctcttctcaagcTATTTCTATCTTATTTTAGTGTGTGCTGTGTTTTCGTTTGTGCTTCCTTTTATGGTGGAAAGAAGACATGATTGCTTGACGCCAGTCCCTTCCAAGTGTCGTTGGCGATCTCTTACGTTGGGCTCTCCATTTGTGTACATCTGGAAACAATGCACAAGCCGTAGATTCTGGGTTCGATGTCAAAAAAGGCAATGCGACGGTTATCGAGCTGGGTTTAACATAGTTGACCTTATTAACTTTAGTCCCGACTATCTCCTTCATTAAATGATGTAGATTATGTCCTTAATTATGAGGAATTAAGGTTTGGGCATGTAtgaaaagatgacaaaaatcAAGAGTGGTAAGCAATGGATATACATGCAATTGGTTATTAGTCATTTGCCATACATCGGAGAATCTAAAGATGAATGTCTCGGCGACTACTTGAGTCGAAAAATGAAGTGGTGATGCCTTAAAGAGTGAAGTAATATCATCATGTTATCACTTGAACAACTAAGATTATGATCTTGGGTGATAACAAGGGACAAAACCCTCAATCCTTGAGCATATCTGGTAATAAAAGGACATAAGTACCGTACAACATCTTGATTTAATCTATCCCCGAGTGATTCTCAATTTGCCGCCATCTCGCCTTACATGATATTCAGCCTAGTAGTCATCATGTACACCTGTTAATTATTGAAAGACATAAGCATCATACCCCATCTTCATATAGTTGTATTTATATGTCTAAGCaaaaagaatttgattgtaaATTCGTGCTGCCATCATTACTTGCATGGTAAgttaatttgaaataatgttaCTTAAAAGAGAAACTTTGTCGTCTTTTACATAATCATAATCGAACTATATCCGCTAAAACGAAAGAAATCCAATATTTATGATATCACTTAGATTTGTTCTTCAAGCAATATcgtgtcattttagaaaaactcTTATCTCATTCTAATGCGATTGTTTTTTTCCTGTCGAATCATAATGGCTAGGCGACGTAATTTGCGCATCACTTAGCTTAATAAGGTATCACTGACTATTATCTTTGACAAAGGCAACCAGAGAATATTTGATTGAATAAGATGAAGTATCATGAAAAATAAGTATATGGATTCATATCCTCCAATCACTTGCCAGAGGAATTTCGCATATCTTCTAAGGTCATAAACATGATAAATCATCTTGGTATCTAGCGATGGATATATAGTTTTTAACAAGGAAAAAAGTAGCCAACctcaaaaaaatgtttcacAATACATTAAGAGCGTAAGAAAATCCAACATTTTCTGGCAGTATTTAAAGTTATTATCTCGGCGACATAATTTTACGTCTAACGTTATTTTCTATCAACTGGTGACATTACGTTGTGTatgacattattattattattattatttatctaTTGACAATATTATGTTGTGTTGGACGTTACTTTCTATCTATTGGCAACATTTTGTCGCATCTTACgctcttttatatttgtgtaaTTTTAGCTCATAAAAGCTGCTACAAGCAATACTAAGGTCACTTTAAATTAGAGTACCGTGAGACATGGTCTTTATGTATAAGAATTTTATTCTTTAAATCTATCCTATCATGTCTTCAAAGGTAGGGGTGTGTAGGTTCCGAGACAGTCGAGGTTTATGGCTTACTTTGAAACCTACCATGAACCTATTGGGAATCTTCTTTAAAAACTCTTGAAATCACCTTCTTGAAATCCGAAAACAGAAGTAGCAGAGCTCGGGGAACCTTTTCCTGATGATGTTTATGCTTTTATTTTGTCATGAGATATatgtaacaaaaagttcaaagGATTAGCTTATTAGATAAGAGCATATAGACTTTGCATCGAAAGAAACATGAGTCTTTCATTCGATTCTTACTCAATATGATCTTTTAGGCGATGTTACAAGGAAATAATTCTTGTGAGAACCCGGTTGTGACATGGTATTGTTGTGGGATTTGTCATTCCAAATTCTCACCAAAGCTCATTGATGCTTATCTATTTTCATTAATGATCTTAGGATTGATTACAAATATAATGGTCTCACAATTCTGAAAGTTTGCCCATTTTTACAATCAAGTttctcaaccttttttttttcaatcgaaAACCTCAATTTATAATGTCCCTGAATGTGAAGGTTCTATTAAATGAAGTATTACACCATGTGTCTTTTACCGTTGTGATTTGCTTATTCAGTAAAAATTGTGAGAGAATGTTGATTATGATTGccaattcaaattaaaatagtTAATTAGTAGTTTTCTTTATTCTCTTGGTAACTAAAGATGGACATATAGTTTTATAATAGGAAAAAAGTGGCCGACCTCGAAAAATTGTTTCATAATACGGCATAAAAATACTTGAAAGTCTATcaaaaagaattattttatcTGTTTCCATAGTAACGAAAAATCTAATTGTATACTTTAAGAGCATAAGAAAATCCAACCTTTTCTGACAGTATCTAGACGACATAATTGTACGCCTGACGTTATTTTCTATCTGTTGGCGATATTGTCTGACAATATTGGCAATATTCTGCCACGTTATTTACAATCTATTGGCAACGTTTTGTGGTGGTTGACGCTTGTTTCTATTTGTAtacttttagctttttaaagCTGCTACATGCAATACTAACATCACTTCAAATTAGAGTACTGCGAATTAAGAATCTCTATTTGTgagaattttattttctaaatccaCCCTAATATGTCTTCAAATGTAGGGGTCTGTAGGTTCCAAGATAGACAAGGTACATGCCTTACCCTAAAACCTATCATGTATCTACTAGGAACCTTCTTTATAAACTCTTAAAATCACCTTCTTAGGATCTGAAAACAGAAGCAGCAGACCTCAGTGAATCTTTTCATGATAACGCGCGTGTGTATGTATGTGAATTAACTTATTAGACAAGAGAAGTTGGGCTTTGCACATGAATaaacattaatttttcattagatTCTTACTCAATTAGATCTTTTAGGCAATGTTCCAAGGAAGTAATTCTTGTGACGCCCCAGACCTAGCGTTATTTTTTCCTAATGAATCTgatattttcaaaattcttaCCAAAGTTCATTGACGCCTATCTATTTTCATTACTGCAACTTGGGATTAATCATGGAGATAATCACAAGTCTGAAAGTTTGGCTATTTTACAATTGAGTAtctcaactttcttttttcattcaatCGAGAACCTCAATTTCTAATGTCACTGAATGCGAGGTTTCTATTAAATGAAGCATTAGATACGTGTCCTTTACCAATTCAAATTAAATTAGTCAATTAACATTTTCCTTCTTCGtcttttcctcctcttcttcgtgCTTGCAGCTTGCCAGCTCGTGATATTCAGCCCAGTTGCTCGAGCTTGATGTCCTTGTTGGCCAAACCTGTTGCCACCGTCAACGTActcttttaaaagttatggcacttaagtgaatgttttgaaagttatagcacttaagtgaacgtcgtacaaaagttatggcacttctaatgtacttttccccaaatatTGCTGCTACCAAAACCCCCCACTTTTGCTTCATCGCTACCCTAGGCTCGACTCTAATACCACCTTCGGTTCTCCTCCACCACCTTCGGTTATTGCTCACTCTAGACGACCTCCAATGGAGGTTACCTACATCATCATATTTGAGGCCCCACAACCTCATATATGAGCTTACGACCTCCGATATGAGGCTGCCTCTTCGACTCTGGGTTTGCTACCTTGTGGAGTCCCGGGTCGAAGCAATTTCAAACAGGTGGCGTTGGTTCCGGTGGCGCGGCTCAAGTTTGGTAGAGGTGGTAGTGCTAATTAGGAGTGATCAGCCACTCTAAAACCGAGAACCGCCCGCTAGGAACCGGTTCCGAGAATTAGGAACTGTGAAGCATTTGCTCGTTTTATGGATCCACTCGAGAACCCGAACCACAGGTTCGATCCGATTCCTAAGTGGGTTCATGGAATCGGTCCTACCGAGCAccaatatcaattaaaaaagattgtACTAGAGTGAATCAATGAAGCTATTCCCAATTTCCCATGGAATACTCTGTATTCATTCAAGTCACTCTGAATTGTCACATCTTGACAAAACCATGAAAACCGCAACACTTGTTCCCTTTTCTGaccctctttttccttctcaaaaTCGTGTACCATACAAGTATACTTTCAGTAAACCCCAAAATATGAACCATCTCCATTAGTGAGATGTACGTAGGGGGTATAGCGTACCAAAAGGTCTCACTGTTCCTCATCCTCCCACAAGATGATTAGCCTGAATGGACAACATTCTCAATGTTAATCCAAAACAAAGGTCCGGTCCGATTGAGAAtgtaacatatatatatatatataggttcAGTTAGTCCGGGTAAATGGTTCCAATATGAAATcaagaactgaattgatatccggAAAAACCACCCAAAACTAACCAGTTGGGTACGGTCCGATTCGATTCGGGtggatttcgattttttttctcagCCCTGGTTCTAATGGCGGTAGAGAGCCATGGTTGTCaagcgagagaaagagagagaaggacccCACAATATATTTATCGCCAAGCCAGACAAAGTTTTTCCACGTAAGGGTCTAACTCAGCGTATTAAATGGTTAGTTGCGCTCTTATGACGTCATTATCCTGATTCTGGCAATTGCTGCCACAATGACTTTTACTTGCACCTTCGTACCTTCATGAtctatatattttctttttcttttttttgtcaaagatctATATATTTTCTAGTCATAAACAATTCGCATATTAttctaggggtgtcaatgggctgGGTCGGGCCGAGTCTTGGCCCGGCCTTAGTCGACTTGAAACAGAATAGTACCGAGCTCGACCCGGGCCACTGGCCTGGGTCCTGGTCGGATTCcggtctgatttttttttcttctttttttggaatcaaaatcaattaacaaacccataaaatgaaagaatataaaaagaaaatataaattaaattaaattaaaaagaaaa contains:
- the LOC115743301 gene encoding pentatricopeptide repeat-containing protein At4g14190, chloroplastic isoform X2, with amino-acid sequence MEGAIKFQSHGGIGTALSLALAAWKPHRRRTASFVAHGSKDGSSKKSRSPNTHLQSRHEIETPRCSSAQHRAVLVEAFHEHRRLNSLLQRLSEKGSCPLRMLEDDGDWTRDQFWAVVKSLRHASRSLEILKVFDMWKDRKPSRLTEFNYERIILLLCEEGLMNEAVSAFQQMKNNYLKASVEMYNSMVHGYANRGSFDDALLFLDEMRENDLGPNNETYNGLIRAYGKYKMYDELGTCVKQMELNGCLPDHVTYNLLIREFSRAGLLQQMERLQRTMFSKRMYLQPLSLVSMLDAYANFGILAKMEKAYIRVLNAKIPLKEDLIRKLAGIYIENYMFSRLDDLGCHCSSSSGSDLSWFLRLLSNARLLSNTGMDLVVREMEEAGVPWTVTLVNTVFLTLLKMKDFKHLRTLLLGLPAERLKPDIVTVGVLLDANRIGFDGFPILDAWRRMGFLCRDVEMETDPLVLIAFGKGHFLRSCEDIYCSFELQNKAKTRWTYNTLIDSVSELWKEDSFKNQ
- the LOC115743301 gene encoding pentatricopeptide repeat-containing protein At4g14190, chloroplastic isoform X1, producing the protein MEGAIKFQSHGGIGTALSLALAAWKPHRRRTASFVAHGSKDGSSKKSRSPNTHLQSRHEIETPRCSSAQHRAVLVEAFHEHRRLNSLLQRLSEKGSCPLRMLEDDGDWTRDQFWAVVKSLRHASRSLEILKVFDMWKDRKPSRLTEFNYERIILLLCEEGLMNEAVSAFQQMKNNYLKASVEMYNSMVHGYANRGSFDDALLFLDEMRENDLGPNNETYNGLIRAYGKYKMYDELGTCVKQMELNGCLPDHVTYNLLIREFSRAGLLQQMERLQRTMFSKRMYLQPLSLVSMLDAYANFGILAKMEKAYIRVLNAKIPLKEDLIRKLAGIYIENYMFSRLDDLGCHCSSSSGSDLSWFLRLLSNARLLSNTGMDLVVREMEEAGVPWTVTLVNTVFLTLLKMKDFKHLRTLLLGLPAERLKPDIVTVGVLLDANRIGFDGFPILDAWRRMGFLCRDVEMETDPLVLIAFGKGHFLRSCEDIYCSFELQNKAKTRWTYNTLIDSVSELWKEDSFKNQGFWKSISSIRF
- the LOC115743299 gene encoding probable indole-3-pyruvate monooxygenase YUCCA10, which encodes MAHASSSATFISRNSFVEYIDSYISKFGIKPRYCRSVKAGWYVEKERKWRVDARNTLTQEKEVYMAQFLVVATGENGKGFITELPGLDGFEGKIVHSSEYKSEKDYENKEGLAVGCGNSGMEIISYDLSNFGAHTSIVIRNPFHVLNKEMVYIGMLLSKYVPMTDTDAVVTFLGKLWYGDLTRHGIRRPAKGPFHLKVACGKSPVIDIDTVKKIQSGDIMVLPGIVRIDGNNVVFENRVIKQFDGIIFAIGYKSTANY